One genomic window of Mus caroli chromosome 12, CAROLI_EIJ_v1.1, whole genome shotgun sequence includes the following:
- the C12H14orf180 gene encoding nutritionally-regulated adipose and cardiac enriched protein homolog codes for MRSAARVSRSNSHPRTRHPTRENEGTTWDSQPSRTERDGDRKCPPSILRPRRQECGCHGGEPQKTSRHVRFREPLEVAVHYIARKDTAAAIKVPSRPASRGGSPLQPASCSSSLFLWLTLCALLGVVLVLYCSQAKRVTAALEDLLAQLLALILRLWHVVLACWHCLLQL; via the exons ATGAGGTCTGCAGCTCGAGTCTCTCGCTCTAATTCCCACCCGCGGACACGCCATCCAACCAGAGAGAATGAAGGGACCACGTGGGACTCACAGCCTTCCAGGACTGAGAGG GATGGTGACAGGAAGTGTCCTCCCTCTATCCTGAGACCCAGACGGCAAGAATGTGGATGCCACGGGGGTGAGCCACAGAAAACTTCAAGGCATGTGCGGTTCCGAGAGCCCCTGGAGGTGGCTGTCCACT ACATTGCCCGCAAGGACACGGCAGCTGCCATCAAGG TCCCCAGCCGACCAGCTTCTCGTGGTGGCTCTCCACTCCAGCCAGCATCCTGCAGCAGCTCCCTATTCCTGTGGCTGACACTGTGTGCTCTGCTTGGAGTGGTACTGGTCCTGTACTGTAGCCAGGCCAAACGTGTCACAGCAGCCCTGGAGGACCTCTTGGCTCAGCTCCTCGCCCTAATCTTGCGCCTGTGGCATGTGGTCCTTGCTTGTTGGCACTGCCTCCTGCAGCTCTGA